In Woeseia oceani, one DNA window encodes the following:
- a CDS encoding SDR family oxidoreductase has translation MGRLTGKTALVTGAARGIGEAIARAFVQEGASVVLSDIDNDTGVKLAADLGAEYQSLDVRQEADWARVIGGMERLDILVNNAGITGFEAGWVSHDPEHASLDDWHAVHRTNLDGVFLGCKYAIKAMRAAGAGSIINISSRSGLVGIPAASAYASSKAAVRNHTKTVALYCAEQGLNIRCNSIHPAAIQTPMWEPMLGAGPERAERMAAFVKDTPLQRFGEPSEVAAIAVLLASDEAAYMTGTELNIDGGILAGSAAAPGK, from the coding sequence ATGGGCAGACTAACCGGCAAGACAGCATTGGTAACCGGCGCGGCGCGCGGTATTGGTGAGGCGATCGCTCGTGCGTTTGTGCAGGAAGGGGCATCGGTCGTGCTGAGCGATATCGACAATGACACCGGCGTGAAACTCGCGGCAGATCTTGGCGCGGAGTATCAGTCGCTGGACGTACGGCAAGAAGCCGACTGGGCGCGCGTGATTGGCGGGATGGAACGACTCGATATCCTCGTCAACAATGCCGGCATCACGGGCTTCGAAGCCGGTTGGGTCAGCCACGACCCGGAGCACGCGTCACTGGATGACTGGCATGCCGTGCACCGGACAAACCTGGATGGTGTGTTTCTTGGCTGCAAATACGCGATCAAAGCGATGCGTGCGGCAGGTGCGGGCTCCATCATCAATATTTCGTCACGTTCGGGCCTGGTGGGTATACCGGCAGCCAGCGCGTACGCCTCGTCCAAGGCCGCCGTCCGCAATCACACCAAAACCGTTGCGCTGTACTGCGCGGAACAAGGGCTTAATATCCGCTGCAACTCCATACACCCGGCAGCCATACAGACGCCGATGTGGGAGCCGATGCTGGGCGCTGGCCCGGAGCGTGCCGAACGTATGGCGGCGTTCGTGAAAGACACGCCGCTGCAGCGTTTTGGCGAGCCGTCTGAAGTGGCGGCGATTGCGGTGCTGCTCGCGTCCGACGAAGCGGCGTACATGACCGGCACAGAGCTCAACATCGATGGTGGCATTCTGGCCGGTTCAGCGGCCGCGCCGGGCAAGTAA
- the arsB gene encoding ACR3 family arsenite efflux transporter: MSAQQEVQTIGDEQSAISFFERYLTVWVFACIVIGIGAGQVLPGVFRTLGTVEFANVNIPVGLLIWVMIIPMLVKVDFTALHEVRQHVRGIGVTLFINWLVKPFSMALLGWLFIRHLFAPYLPADQIDSYIAGLILLAAAPCTAMVFVWSRLSKGDPLFTLSQVALNDTIMVFAFAPIVGLLLGISAISVPWDTLLTSVVLYIVVPLFIAQAWRRRLLRNGQAHLDATMERIGPWSTVALLAMLVLLFAFQGNAIIQQPLIIALLAVPILIQVLLNSGLAYWLNRLVGERHNIACPSALIGASNFFELAVAVAISLFGFESGAALATVVGVLIEVPIMLLVVRVVNDSKQWYERG, from the coding sequence ATGTCAGCGCAACAAGAAGTGCAAACCATCGGCGACGAGCAATCAGCCATTAGTTTTTTCGAGCGGTACCTGACCGTCTGGGTATTTGCCTGCATCGTCATCGGCATTGGCGCCGGGCAGGTGTTGCCGGGTGTGTTCCGTACTCTCGGTACAGTTGAGTTCGCGAACGTCAACATACCGGTAGGCCTGCTGATCTGGGTAATGATCATTCCCATGCTGGTGAAGGTGGACTTCACCGCGTTGCACGAAGTGCGTCAGCACGTGCGCGGCATTGGCGTTACGTTGTTCATCAACTGGCTCGTAAAGCCGTTCTCGATGGCGCTGCTTGGCTGGTTGTTCATTCGGCACCTGTTCGCGCCGTATTTGCCCGCCGACCAGATCGACAGTTACATCGCCGGCCTGATCCTGCTGGCGGCCGCGCCCTGCACGGCCATGGTCTTTGTCTGGAGCCGGCTCAGCAAAGGAGATCCGCTCTTTACGCTTTCGCAGGTCGCGCTGAACGACACCATCATGGTGTTCGCGTTTGCACCCATCGTTGGCTTGTTACTCGGCATCTCGGCGATATCCGTGCCGTGGGATACCTTGCTGACCTCGGTTGTCCTGTACATCGTTGTGCCGTTGTTCATCGCCCAAGCCTGGCGCCGACGGCTGCTACGTAATGGGCAGGCGCATCTTGATGCCACCATGGAACGCATTGGGCCGTGGTCAACCGTTGCCTTGCTCGCCATGCTCGTGCTGCTGTTTGCGTTTCAGGGCAATGCCATTATCCAGCAGCCATTGATCATTGCGCTGCTGGCCGTGCCCATTCTGATCCAGGTCCTGCTGAATTCCGGCCTGGCCTATTGGCTGAATCGCCTGGTCGGCGAAAGACACAATATTGCCTGCCCGTCGGCGCTGATCGGGGCGAGTAACTTTTTTGAGCTGGCGGTCGCGGTCGCCATCAGCCTGTTTGGATTCGAATCGGGTGCCGCCCTGGCCACCGTCGTCGGCGTATTGATCGAGGTGCCGATCATGCTGCTGGTCGTGCGGGTCGTGAACGATTCCAAACAGTGGTACGAACGGGGATAG
- a CDS encoding glutathione S-transferase family protein: protein MQLLDCTRAPNPRRVRIFMAEKGIELPRREIDLSAGEQFSEAFRRINPECAVPVLELDDGSAICEVLAICDYLESQFPGQALLGENARQRAEVLMWNSRLEFNGLLAVAEYIRNTLKGFKDRAISGAQNYPQIPELAERGRLRAIAYFQRLDAHLDGREFIATERYTLADISAQVAVDFARWLKLDLTADCANLRRWHEAVSARPSASA from the coding sequence ATGCAACTACTCGACTGTACCCGTGCACCCAACCCGCGCCGCGTGCGCATATTTATGGCCGAGAAAGGTATCGAGTTGCCACGCCGCGAAATCGATCTCAGCGCCGGGGAGCAGTTCAGTGAAGCGTTTCGCCGTATAAACCCGGAATGCGCGGTGCCGGTGCTCGAACTCGATGATGGCAGCGCTATTTGTGAGGTGCTCGCAATCTGCGACTATCTGGAGTCACAGTTCCCGGGCCAGGCGCTGCTGGGCGAGAACGCCCGGCAGCGCGCGGAGGTGCTGATGTGGAACTCGCGGCTGGAATTCAACGGTCTGCTGGCGGTCGCCGAATACATTCGGAATACGCTGAAGGGTTTCAAGGACCGGGCCATTTCCGGCGCGCAGAACTACCCGCAGATTCCCGAGCTTGCCGAACGCGGCCGGTTACGCGCTATCGCGTATTTCCAGCGTCTCGATGCGCATCTGGACGGACGCGAGTTCATCGCGACAGAGCGTTACACGCTCGCCGATATTTCGGCACAGGTCGCTGTTGATTTCGCACGCTGGCTGAAACTCGATCTCACCGCAGACTGCGCAAACTTACGACGCTGGCACGAGGCCGTTTCTGCGCGCCCGAGCGCCAGCGCCTAG
- a CDS encoding diacylglycerol/lipid kinase family protein, whose amino-acid sequence MPSVPLIFNPVAGRGRAVRQMASVHDELKRLGVPVTMESSTAPGHIEKRVRQLAEAGHRAVIVAGGDGSIHEAVNGLLACDSKTALGVIPLGTGNDFAKANAIPEHANDAAELLADRLSGETPTRTVDVGRLNGRYFANGAGIGFDAKVSAIAASIRLPIGDLVYLLAVMRGLISGVATPHMKITFDDQCIEGRFTLANFSNGQWVGGMFPIAPMARINDGLLDLVYAEALSRRRILRLVPTLLKGEHMREAEVHHVPITSCHVHASSAVPAHLDGENLPPQTDFEIDLLPGALNLI is encoded by the coding sequence ATGCCGTCTGTCCCGCTCATCTTTAATCCTGTTGCCGGGCGCGGCCGTGCCGTCCGCCAGATGGCATCGGTGCATGACGAGCTCAAACGGCTTGGCGTACCGGTCACGATGGAGTCGAGCACCGCACCTGGCCACATTGAAAAGCGGGTACGGCAACTGGCCGAGGCGGGTCACCGTGCCGTCATCGTGGCCGGCGGCGATGGCAGCATTCACGAAGCGGTCAATGGCCTCCTCGCCTGCGACAGCAAAACCGCGCTCGGCGTGATCCCGCTCGGCACCGGCAATGACTTCGCCAAAGCCAATGCCATACCCGAACACGCCAATGACGCGGCCGAGTTGCTGGCGGATCGCCTTTCGGGTGAAACCCCAACGCGGACAGTGGATGTCGGTCGGCTCAACGGCCGCTACTTCGCGAACGGTGCGGGCATCGGCTTCGATGCCAAGGTCTCGGCGATAGCTGCGTCGATCCGGCTGCCGATTGGCGACCTCGTCTATTTGCTCGCGGTCATGCGCGGGCTGATATCGGGCGTGGCGACGCCGCACATGAAAATCACTTTTGATGATCAGTGCATAGAGGGCCGGTTCACGCTCGCGAACTTCAGCAACGGTCAGTGGGTAGGCGGCATGTTTCCGATTGCTCCGATGGCCAGGATCAACGATGGCTTGCTGGACCTCGTGTACGCGGAAGCACTGTCACGCCGGCGCATCCTGCGACTGGTACCCACACTCCTCAAAGGCGAGCACATGCGTGAAGCCGAGGTTCATCATGTTCCGATCACGAGCTGTCACGTGCACGCGTCCTCAGCCGTGCCCGCGCACCTCGACGGCGAAAACCTGCCGCCGCAAACGGACTTCGAGATCGACTTGTTGCCCGGTGCGCTGAACCTGATCTAG
- a CDS encoding M61 family metallopeptidase, giving the protein MSAPHCYTITPVNPGAHLFEVVLTIAEPDPAGQEIAIPAWIPGSYMIRDYAKHVVSIKAEADGEAVELLALDKSRWQAAPVATRLIITAEIFAFDPSVRGAHLDTTHAYFNGPCVFAAVVGQEERECIVDICPPPAPVGKDWRVATSMQREGAEVYGFGTYKASNYDELIDHPVEIGDLQIGEFAARGIPHAIAIRGNARVDMARLCHDLETVCSQHLDFLGAPAGFDRYLFLLHVVNDGYGGLEHRWSSSLVCARSDLPKRCDATVSSGYRRFLGLCSHEYFHLWNVKRLRPAAFIPFDLQNETYTGLMWVFEGITSYYDDLALVRSGLITPESYLELLGQNITRIQRTQGRFRQSVEESSFYAWTKFYKQDANASNAIISYYAKGALVALALDLQLRHGTDGKVTLDDVLQECWQRYAVLDVGMPERGLESVAAELSGMELGDFFERYVRGTADLPIAALLKEVGVALHWRAAEGGSDAGGKAPAGKQALSWLGAKLVDAAGSSVFRIVHAGSPAEKAGIAPDDEAVAFDHVRLTASNLDQHLREHLPGDQVAVTVYRRDELLELKVKLEAAPEDTAYLTFDNDIADSVQTTRRSWLGQSG; this is encoded by the coding sequence ATGTCCGCCCCCCACTGCTACACAATTACACCCGTTAACCCGGGTGCGCACTTGTTTGAAGTCGTCCTGACGATCGCGGAGCCGGACCCCGCCGGACAGGAGATTGCCATTCCCGCCTGGATACCCGGCAGTTACATGATTCGCGATTACGCGAAGCACGTGGTTTCGATCAAGGCGGAAGCGGACGGCGAGGCGGTGGAGTTGCTGGCACTCGACAAGAGTCGCTGGCAGGCAGCACCGGTTGCAACCCGCCTGATAATTACCGCCGAGATTTTCGCCTTCGATCCCAGCGTGCGCGGCGCACACCTGGATACAACCCATGCCTACTTCAACGGGCCTTGCGTGTTCGCGGCCGTTGTCGGTCAGGAGGAGCGGGAGTGCATCGTCGATATCTGTCCGCCGCCGGCACCGGTTGGCAAAGACTGGCGCGTAGCCACGTCCATGCAAAGAGAGGGCGCGGAGGTCTACGGTTTCGGCACTTACAAGGCGAGCAATTACGACGAGTTGATTGATCACCCGGTTGAGATCGGCGACCTGCAGATCGGGGAATTCGCCGCTCGCGGTATTCCGCATGCGATCGCGATACGCGGCAACGCGCGCGTCGACATGGCTCGTCTGTGTCACGACCTTGAGACGGTGTGTTCGCAGCACCTCGATTTTCTCGGTGCACCGGCTGGCTTTGATCGTTACCTGTTCTTGTTACACGTCGTGAACGATGGCTACGGCGGGCTGGAGCATCGCTGGTCGTCCAGCCTGGTTTGCGCGCGCAGCGATCTGCCGAAGCGCTGCGACGCTACGGTATCCAGCGGTTATCGACGCTTTCTCGGCTTGTGCAGTCACGAGTACTTCCACTTGTGGAACGTGAAGCGCTTGCGTCCCGCCGCGTTTATCCCGTTCGATTTGCAGAACGAAACCTACACCGGTCTGATGTGGGTGTTCGAGGGCATTACCTCGTACTACGACGATCTCGCGCTCGTGCGTTCCGGTCTGATCACGCCCGAGAGTTATCTCGAGCTGCTCGGCCAGAACATCACCCGGATTCAGCGCACGCAGGGCCGGTTCCGGCAAAGCGTCGAGGAGTCGAGTTTTTATGCCTGGACCAAGTTCTACAAGCAGGACGCGAACGCGAGTAACGCCATCATCAGCTACTACGCGAAAGGTGCGTTGGTCGCGCTTGCTCTGGATTTACAGCTGCGGCATGGCACGGATGGCAAAGTTACGCTGGATGACGTTTTGCAGGAATGCTGGCAGCGTTATGCCGTGCTGGACGTGGGCATGCCCGAGCGCGGGCTGGAATCCGTTGCCGCGGAATTATCCGGCATGGAGCTGGGTGATTTCTTCGAGCGCTATGTGCGCGGGACGGCAGACCTGCCCATTGCCGCTCTGCTTAAAGAAGTCGGCGTTGCATTGCACTGGCGAGCGGCGGAAGGCGGCAGCGATGCCGGCGGCAAAGCCCCGGCCGGCAAACAGGCGCTGTCCTGGCTGGGAGCCAAACTTGTGGATGCAGCCGGCAGCAGCGTGTTCCGGATAGTGCACGCGGGCAGCCCGGCGGAGAAAGCCGGTATAGCGCCTGACGACGAAGCCGTGGCGTTCGATCACGTGCGCCTGACCGCCAGCAATCTCGATCAGCACCTTCGCGAGCATCTTCCCGGCGACCAGGTGGCGGTGACCGTGTATCGACGTGATGAACTGCTGGAGCTTAAAGTGAAGCTGGAGGCAGCCCCGGAAGACACGGCCTACCTGACGTTCGACAACGACATTGCCGATTCAGTGCAAACGACGCGTCGTTCCTGGTTGGGGCAGTCAGGCTGA
- the ctlX gene encoding citrulline utilization hydrolase CtlX, with translation MTSSAESQLANAVLMIRPVRFFSNPLTAASNRFQGKTSLTADEQQSAALAEFNGLAAALERAGVDVVVVDDTAEPPTPDAVFPNNWISTHADGTVVLYPMEAENRRTERRQDIIDGLAQQHGFHVRRVIDLSPHEERGHYLEGTGSLVLDRVNRLAYACLSSRTHLDVLGDFAQQLDYDVLAFDAVDSNGAAIYHTNVLMNVGETLAVICLQAIRDAAQREAVQKSLIDSGHALVDLSYEQLESFAGNMLELRAKDGGRVLAMSAQAHQSLTDAQRAAIEAVATIVSAPIDRIEASAGGSVRCMLAELHLPRG, from the coding sequence ATGACCTCAAGCGCTGAATCACAACTCGCCAATGCCGTGCTGATGATTCGGCCCGTGCGCTTTTTCAGTAATCCGCTGACGGCAGCGTCCAACCGCTTTCAGGGCAAGACCTCGCTAACCGCCGACGAACAGCAGTCCGCGGCATTGGCCGAGTTCAACGGGCTCGCGGCTGCACTTGAACGGGCCGGTGTCGATGTCGTCGTTGTCGATGACACGGCAGAGCCGCCGACGCCGGACGCCGTGTTTCCGAACAACTGGATCAGTACCCATGCCGATGGCACGGTCGTGCTCTACCCGATGGAGGCCGAGAACCGCCGTACCGAGCGTCGTCAGGACATCATCGACGGGCTGGCACAGCAACACGGTTTTCACGTTCGTCGGGTGATCGATCTGTCGCCGCATGAAGAACGCGGCCACTATCTGGAAGGAACCGGCAGCCTGGTGCTGGACCGGGTGAACCGGCTGGCGTATGCCTGCCTGTCGTCACGTACCCACCTCGACGTGCTTGGCGATTTCGCGCAACAGCTTGATTACGATGTGCTTGCCTTCGACGCCGTCGATAGCAACGGCGCGGCGATTTATCACACCAATGTGCTCATGAACGTCGGCGAGACGCTCGCCGTGATTTGCCTGCAGGCGATACGCGACGCTGCACAACGCGAGGCTGTGCAGAAAAGTCTCATTGATTCCGGGCACGCTCTGGTCGATCTCAGCTATGAACAGCTCGAGTCATTCGCTGGCAACATGCTGGAGTTGCGGGCGAAAGACGGGGGACGGGTACTGGCCATGTCAGCGCAGGCACATCAGTCCCTGACCGATGCGCAACGGGCAGCGATCGAGGCGGTTGCCACAATAGTCAGCGCACCCATTGACCGCATAGAAGCATCGGCCGGTGGCAGTGTGCGCTGCATGCTGGCCGAACTGCATCTGCCACGCGGTTAA
- a CDS encoding ArsR/SmtB family transcription factor: METLETAELLAALGHESRLTIFRLLVEAGPEGMNASAIGEKLGTAPATLSFHLAHLSRVGLIQGQRESRFIHYSANFSTMDKLIAFLTSNCCEGEQCLPSLTKKKRKTL; encoded by the coding sequence ATGGAAACCTTAGAAACCGCCGAACTGCTGGCAGCGCTGGGCCACGAATCCAGGCTCACTATTTTTCGCCTGCTGGTGGAAGCCGGGCCCGAAGGCATGAATGCCAGCGCCATCGGCGAGAAACTGGGTACCGCGCCGGCAACACTGTCGTTTCATCTCGCGCACCTGAGCCGCGTCGGCCTGATTCAGGGACAGCGCGAGAGTCGTTTCATCCACTATTCCGCGAACTTCAGCACGATGGACAAGCTGATCGCGTTCCTCACCAGCAACTGCTGTGAAGGCGAACAGTGCCTGCCCAGCCTCACCAAGAAAAAACGAAAAACATTATGA
- a CDS encoding GNAT family N-acetyltransferase, whose amino-acid sequence MPGPLNHRSREVAEDIHRVFQAAYRIEAELIGVTDFPPLEREPEQIRTAPTCFLGCWSGTELAAVMEYECNGMHLSIDSLVVHPHYFRQGLASNLLRSRLALADWQTANVETAAKNDPAIALYERFGFSVSARWATKAGIDKVRLSLARANNDR is encoded by the coding sequence GTGCCCGGGCCATTGAATCACCGTTCCCGTGAGGTGGCGGAAGACATTCATCGGGTCTTTCAGGCGGCTTACCGAATTGAGGCAGAGCTGATCGGGGTCACCGATTTCCCGCCGCTGGAACGTGAGCCGGAACAAATTCGTACTGCGCCCACTTGCTTTCTCGGCTGTTGGTCGGGAACAGAGCTTGCCGCCGTTATGGAATACGAATGTAACGGTATGCACCTGAGTATCGACAGTCTGGTTGTGCATCCGCATTATTTCCGACAAGGCCTGGCCAGCAACTTGTTGCGGTCACGGCTGGCACTGGCCGACTGGCAAACGGCCAACGTTGAGACAGCCGCGAAGAACGACCCCGCTATCGCGCTGTACGAGAGGTTCGGCTTCTCGGTGTCGGCGCGCTGGGCAACGAAAGCAGGGATCGACAAAGTTCGTTTGTCGCTGGCTCGCGCGAACAACGACCGATAG
- a CDS encoding arsenate reductase ArsC, translating to MKTVLVLCTGNSCRSQMAEALINNQWRGKVRAISAGTQPQPKVADGAIEALRLAGLETDTLHPKDIDAVLHEDIDLVVTVCDNAKESCPVFPGDIPRLHFPLHDPHGEPLESFVAVRDDIKSKLLPAIQNALQAQE from the coding sequence ATGAAAACAGTCCTCGTCTTGTGCACGGGCAACTCGTGCCGCTCGCAAATGGCCGAAGCGCTCATCAATAACCAGTGGCGCGGCAAAGTGCGCGCGATCTCCGCCGGTACCCAACCGCAACCCAAGGTGGCTGACGGTGCCATCGAAGCCTTGCGGCTCGCCGGGCTCGAAACCGACACCCTGCACCCGAAAGACATTGATGCGGTGCTGCACGAGGACATCGATCTCGTCGTTACCGTGTGCGACAACGCGAAAGAGTCCTGCCCTGTTTTCCCCGGCGACATCCCGCGCCTGCATTTCCCCCTGCACGATCCGCACGGTGAACCGCTGGAGAGTTTCGTTGCGGTGCGCGATGACATTAAGAGCAAACTTCTGCCCGCCATCCAGAACGCGTTGCAGGCACAGGAGTAA